The Augochlora pura isolate Apur16 chromosome 4, APUR_v2.2.1, whole genome shotgun sequence genome segment aatataaattatttaatagtattattcAATGTaccattaaataattgaaggaAGGAGGCTTGGGTTCCAGTGGTGCCTTTTACTCCGCGGAATTTCAGATCGTCCATCGCTCGTCGAATAGATCTTTCGTCCATCAAAAGCTCGTGCAGCCACAAAGATGCTCGTTTTCCGACGGTGGTGAGCTGAGCTGGTTGAAGATGAGTGAATCCCAATGTCGGCAGATCACGATACTCCATAGCGAATTTCGCAAGACGTTCCAAAACGTTCGCCAATTTCAACAGTAGTATATTGAATCCATTACGAAGAATAATTAGGTCCTTTACgaacaaatattaacattaacatacataaaactagaaaaattgttttattatcacaaataaaaattattttatcttccaaaaataattaaagctaGTGCAGAATTTCTATTTGCAATAACTATGTttctatagatatttattgtgAATGTTTTCtgtgaaatattatcttattcttttatataaaagttaatacactaaaaattatactaaaaattaaatgcattaaattagAAGCAGTAGAAGAACAATTGCATTAtcttagaaatttttcatgtTCTTAATTGTTATGCAAATGTATTGATATTTACCGTATTGTCTCCAACGTAGCAACTAGTCGCCCCCAAATGAATTATCGGCCCAGCTTTCGGGCATTGATCCGCGAAAACGTGAAGATGTGCCATAACATCGTGTCTGGTTGCTTTCTCCTCTTTTGCCACTGCCTCGAAGTCGATGTCATTTATGTGAGCCTCCATCTCAGTGATTTGGTCAGGCGTAATTGCCAAACCGAGCTCCTGAAATCATTTTACCGTGATAAATCATTAAACTATAACGATGAGATCGTaatcagaatttttctttggaaAACATAGTTTTTCTATTGATAATTCAAGTGtatgataatgataattcATGTGTTTGATAATGACAATTCATgtgttacataataataattcatgtGACTTAACAAAGTCTAATGtaactgttaaaattattattaagatttcaatatgttaaaaatattatagcagAGAAGTTCTcctgaaatttttactttcttttgtattttgtatttatctttaattaatcaaatccATAgtcttgtaataataaaacatattacatCGACATTTACATGACAATTTCAATGCTCTCTAATCTTAATAAACgtttaataaaagagaaaattgtgGCTTTTCCTTCAGTTTACACCCTTTAAACTTCACCCatcatttttaaagatttaaatcatttcataGCAACCATAAAACTGAAAATGATTGAactaaagtaatttaaaaaaatcgatcaCATAGAATATCATGGTCCATATCCTTTAAACATAGTAATCTTCAATTACCATGCAACAAACTAAGTCTCTAATGTTTACAAACTTGGACAGttcaataactataaaatgGGAGTATAATTGAATCAATGTAATTTCGAAGAACCAATCACGTAGAATACGATCATTGTccattcgataaaaataaaaatcatcgaaatcTCATCATGAACAATCGTCGATTTAACTAGGTAGGACGCGCAGTTGGGGAGTTacgacaaatattatatttcgatgGCATCGAGTGAAATTATCTCTGACGATAGTAGAATAACTGTACAGGTGCCTCCTATACTTCTTATCCCTCTTTCAACGTACGCTGTATCATCTGATTAGATAAAGAGGGCTTGGTGCTCGGCACGCTATGAGTTTCACATTCGGTCGTGTTCGTTTCCGCCGTGAAAAAGTACAaccacctttaatttaaagatgGTGTCCTTCGAAAGTGTCGCGGGCATTGCGGTCAAAGTTATCAAGTTGGTGAGCAGCCCTTTCTATTGTTTATCGGCGGATACTTAATAAAAAGAGATCGAACAGCGACGAGAATATTGGATTATTCAACGGGTTAACAAAATCGTGTGCACGAACCGTAGTTAAGCCGAGTGTGATGCGTGAGgaatgtctaaataaataatacatatccagtgatttttattaataatatagcagTGAAcacaattatttgttttacagaaattttatttcttcttgtCGCATTGCGTCTGAAGCTGTCGCGAATATTACGATGTTTTAAAatctgatttaaataattgaccaatttcgatggaatattattttaaagtctTTGTTACAATGATAATTGTAGGAATGTTGTGGTCGATGCGAAGTTATCTTGATAATACGACATTAACGATAATGCTTACAGTGACCAGTAACATGTGAAAATTGATAACTACTTTATTGGGGTCCACTAGATTCAAGTATGCTTGAACACGcggaaagtaattaaaaaatcagaaCAATAGTATATTACATAGTGCATTTCCAGTTGCTTGTAATTTACGTAATAGTAAGTAGAATTATGCTGACCGCGTGATAAACTGTTCGGCGAGTTGCTCGAACTTCGGCGAATTAGTGCAACGCATTGGATAAATCATCACAAGTAGACTCATTCAAGAAGCATTCACGCACGATTCTATGATTCATTTCGGTCCTTATCGGCGTACGATAAGGAACCATGTTTGTAGAACGATATAACGCccttttttatgtatattattgcGATACCGGTGTACTACTTTTATCTGGAGCTAGTATTTCTTAAGAATCTGGGACAGCTTTGAAAACTAACTGCCAAACAACGTCAAACTGTAGCAAACTCGTTTGTCTTGCATGTCCGGCGATATACCCAGAGCACCTACACACTTATGGTCAAACCTGACCATACGTAATAATAACCTaaacataatagaataattatattctagtTTTAGTTACATTACTCTTACTAATGATTTTAAAagttatgtttttaattttagttacgCTACTcttattaatgattttaaatattattttcttaattttggtTACGTTACTCTTACCAATggttttaacaattattgttttagTTTCAATTACGTTACTCTTGCAAATCGCTTTACGattatttctctaattttcattacgttaataatgattataaaaattatttatctgcttttaattatgttactaTTGCTAATggttttagaaataatatttgtaacttTAGTTACGTTACCTTTGCTAAtggttttaacaatttctctaGCTTCAATTACGTTACTCTTGATCACggttttgcaataatttttctagcttcagtcacgttatttttattaacaactttACCATTATTTTTCCAGATACTAAACCTCATAATTCTGATCCTGTACAGGACAGGTTACAAAGGTGAATTCCTCGGGGTCGGCGGAACATGGAACTTAAACGAAGATAAAAGTCCAGACGCGGAAATCGTCGCGTCTGGAGTATTGGTCGGCTTCTTCATATACACCAGCGTCGTGTTGATCACCTATTGTTTCGGCACCTCTTACCACAAGAGGACGCTTGTCGTAAGATCAACTTTTCATACAtctatttcacaattttaagaaaacctCGAAACAAACATCGCGACTTAAATTTCACACTCGAAGTTTTTACTAGAAACGATATTTCTGACCTAGAACATCTTCATCACATGGAATGCAATCTCTATTTTAcgcatatttaatttgataaataattcattttatgcacatttcatttcatgaataattcatttcgtgcatattttgtttcatgaataattcattcaaCATATGCATACGCCATTTTACATGCCCTTCCGCTGTCATCAATTTGTTTGAAGTAAACAATGACaatgtaaaagttaatttgattttttgcTATGAAAATGTATAAGTTGCAATCAGAATCTTTgataaagtgaaaaatattgttacatgtTGTTCGTCGCGAACTTTCTATCaatattcgattaataattcatttcctcgattaatttcctattttttgggtgaaattctaataaagaaatgatttttaaataaatttcatattttaacgAAAGTGTATTTTTTTCAGGAAATCCTAATGAACTTCGTCGGAACATTCATGTTCATCGCGGTAGGTGGAACAGCGCTTCACTATTGGCACGGCTACCTGCCGGAGCACAAATTCGACACTATCGTTCAAGAGAGACAGGTGAGCACGAGCCCAAAAATCGACGAGCCTTATGGTGTGTCAGTAAGTGTCATTAAATTCGATAACTTTTTCAGGTGGGACTGGCCGTCGGATCCTTATGCGTCATCGAGGGTGCAGCGTATCTCGTTGACCTGATTCTGAGCGTTTTACACTTCCTGAAGTATCGTGACGAACTTTTATAATCGTTCCGTAATCCCCTGTGTCGTCAGCAGGATTAATCATTTCGAAGCTCTCATTTGCTATCGCGAAAAATCTAATCCGAATGTGTTCGTACGCGGTGCGAGCAAATTCGATTATAATTGCGAAGGATTTACGGGAGATTTCGTTGTTGCATTGCTATTAACCTAAATCGTGTTCGCGTGCGAAATTTAGCTTTTAAAATAAGCCTCGCTCAAAAATGTTTGACCCCTCGCATTTCGCAGTGAAAAATCTCAGCTGAATGTAAAAACAATTAGCGAGCCTTCGTCGATCGTTAAACAAATCAAACATTTTTGAGTCGAAGACAGAAATCTTTTCCACAGCGGTTCAtagtcatttaaatatatctttaaatcgtGTCGACTATCATTCCaaagagaacatttttaatcatttgcgCTTCGAAGAATTAACACGCGACGCCATTGAACGGAACATTTTGAACGCATTTGTATGCCACCTTCCTACCTGACGTAGGAAGCAAGAACCAAACGAtcataattattctatctttATCACCGATGACGTGAAAGAATGTTCGACgaaattttccattaaataatCTGAAACGCATCAATGCGTTTTTACTGTCAGCTTGAACATCGAGTAAAATAATCGTGGAAAACAAATGTGACGTGCCGGCAACTTCAAACAGTGTGGCTTCTCTAACACCGAAAAGCGTGATCAAATTCGAGACATTAATAACCAAGTAAAATTGAAGCACAAAAATGGGTCGAGCGTGCATGAGCCTTTGGACGGACGTCCATTTTGTGTTGAAGGCTATCGTACTCGTAAGTGAAAGATTAATCGACCGTAACGAGAACGGCTATGATTTACATCGACATCTTTTCGATCCAGGCTCTGATGGCCACCGTGGAGTTCTTAGTTTTCGATTTGACCACGAAACAATACTTCCGCTACGTCTATCTCGAAGCATACTACTTTATCGTATTGTCCTATTTACTCGTCGTCTTATATGGTTACACTTGGTTCAGCGTGGCTCCTATTCTGGTAactgtacaaattaatatcaagCCTTTCGCACTCGAGCGATGACTCCGACCGATATTGTTACGCTCCAAAGTAATGTCTacgttatttagtttcgtttgtATTTGGAAAAGCTCTTGAAATCGTAACTATCGTATGAGTCACAATGAGTCGTTTACAATGGTAATAGTGTGAGTCAGCAAAGCTGTTTTAGATTTAGGGTGAGCTTCGAGTGAACacgtaaattataattcacgCTCGAGATTTGAATAACGTTATCGTTTCAAGTTTTATTTGGTAAATTTGGCACACATTTGCTTTTTATTAGCGCATACGTTATTTAGCGACGAGTCTGTTAGGGACTTCATTgcaatagtaaaaatatgaattgtGCAAGCTGAACGGAGACTTTATATTCATTGTGATTTGttcatcatttatatatttataagaaaaatgcaACGCTGTCTATAAACGATTCAGGCAAAAATAGGTCTGTCTACCACCTGCAtcttgcaatcgatgcagttttaattttgcataaacattcgcAATAATAAGTACTCGAAAACCTTTGTACTGGTAATACGATATACGGACAACAGtccgaataaatttaatgaagtaaaaattaaacgatcaTTCGTATATTTTGTTCAGGAAATTCTGTTAGTGATCGCATCGGCCATTATGCTGGCCTTTACAATGATTTTGTATATTAAGGACAACCATTCGAAGAACTCGTCGGACAGTGAGTAGATGAAATTACGAACAATTGCATAATTGAGAAATGTACATTGTGAAAATTATGTGAACGCTTTCAACCGCAGAAACGACGCACGATCAGTTTTTGATATTCGTCATACTAACCCTGCGTAAGTTACACGCGTATAAGAAACCCAGAATCtatctgttaaatatttaacaacgtAACAATAACGAATTAACATCTGaccgttttattttttcgatgtTCGTTAACAGTGGCGTTCATATTTATCGTGATCGACATGATACTGCTAATATTGGCGGCATTCGGAAAAGGTCCGAGCTTCGCAAAGCGTGGCAACGGCGGCGGCAATGGCGGCGACTGAATAAATTCGTGGCGAACCACCCGTCAAGAAAGAAGATCATTGAATACCCGCGTATATCGACTAAATAAACTGATATCAATAAATCACCCGATGCCTCTCGCAAAACGTTTCCCGATCATTCGACTTCGCATCGCCAATGAATGTGCCTCCGATCGCACGAGAGATCGATCACCGATTTATTTCGCGATGCAGGAAATTCAGTTGTCGAACTTCAAGTCTAACATCGAGTCGctttaaatatgtttaaactTTTACAATTCCTCTTGAAAGACTTCAGCTTTCTGTTGAAAGTGTTGAAACTGGTAAAATGGATACACGTTTGTAAATGCtgttttaagttttttttaagAGATGTCATCGAACCCCTTCGTTTTTTAGATCCTTTCCACCGTCTGTCTCAGCGAGATCGCGAAGTACAAGGAGTATTCCATACCAAGATGGCTCTGGGTCATTTACTGCATCGATACGTCGACGTACACTATCATCTTTGTTGTTCTCGGGCTGACGCACATTTTCGAGAAACCACGGAAGCTGCCAGTTAGTTAAAGCACACGAGGCTCGGCTCCTTAATGGAACCGTTCCGCGAACTATGTTCGCTTAGCAGAGAAAGGAACTTGCTATAACAAGATCATTCtgaatttcttaattctttgGGGGAGATTTTTCTTGAGCCGCAGTCaaggaaaaatttaattaatacttgaGAATATTTCTTCTGTTTGAATAGAAGTGTTCTTTTTATAACTTCAGTCGAGATTTCAATGACAATTTGATTATTCTTGTTGGAagtttaattgcatttttgttatttatgttgaattttctattttatttttatttcttacggtgaagtttatattgtatttttagaaaatgattgagaaaatttctctttattgagattttaatattatattgagtTACTGTATTGAaacttcaatattatattgagtCACTATATTAActcttcaatattatattgagcCACTATATTAActcttcaatattatattgagcCACTATATTAActcttcaatattatattgagcCACTATATTTGGACTTCATTATATTGAATCACTAGCTTTCgacttcaatattatattgagtCACTGCATTGAaacatcaatattatattgattcactgtattgaattttcaatattacattGATTCAGTACATTGAGACTTCAATACTATATTAACTCACTGCACTGAAACTTCAATGTTATATTGAGCCActacattaaaatttcaatcttgTTTTACTTCCTCACGTTgatatctaaattttattttccttcccTACGTCGAAGCATcagttttatttgtataaaaaaatagaatatcacTCTTCGCTTATGATATATacgaaaaatatctttaaccATTTTTCACTAATTCCTTTAAGGAACCCATTTATAGATCCATGTTTTCATTGCTTTTGATTGTCGATAACGAGTAGTAAAAGTTGTGTTAATATTCGCAAggaattactatttaaaaagaaattcctgATTGCTAATGTGCTACGTGTTTCACCTACTTAGTCTAATTAGCGCCAGGAAAGCAGCTCGTAAATTTCACTCGCATGGGTCTCGAATTAACATATTTGAACGTAACTCGGGGCGTTTACCGAAGTAATTCTCCACCCACTACCATAGCAATTATACTTAACAGTGGCTGTATATAATTTCTCTGggtgaattaatatttcaactttgtaatttttctttgctaTGTACATGGACGCAAAGAGTATATGTTCACGCttgatttagatttttaaagtaGCACAGTAGATTAAGattgctaataataattcagatTGCTAATGCGTATAATCTTGAGGAATTTTATggtaatagtattattaatctcgagaagatatatatatatgttttcgATTGCGTTTGCAGCAATTCGTCTTCTTCACGCTTGGACTAATTCTCCACTTGGTAGGTGCAATAGGAGGCATCGAAAGATCGCGTAACGAAACTTCGTTAGACGTCGCGTCACAGCGAAGCGAGCTAAAAGTCGGGATGCTGTTACTAGgtacacatttttataaaatatcttcgaaacatttctttaaCACTATCTCTACCAAAGGTCAATACCTTTTAATGTGAGAcaccttttaataattcctattTGATGTTATTTTTACCAAAGGAATTAAGCTGCATCTtctaaacatatttaataaagttaatttGGAAATTGTACGATACAAAATAtcggtaaaaatagtgttaaaatttccattaaaaataaagacaaaaCATCGGTTCGTTACAAGTATATTTAATCAAGTTTAACGATCGAACACTCGACGATTCGATCGTTAACCGAActacaaatttattactttacgCTGATCgaattcaattattgtaattcgAACTTCCGATCATTTGCAGGCAATTTCATCATTCTGTTTTTCGAAACATTATACATGGTATACTCGGaggtttcattgaaatcgcgCCATGAATTGGCCACTACTGCGAGCGTGCACGCAAACTGAATAAACGTTCTTAACCCTTGCACTTCGTCTTTCCTTCTGTCAAGTTTACAGAGTCggctaaataatttattagcgcCATCGCGGTACACGGGAACGGTTTTTCATCCTCCTGCTCGCGAGCTGCTtgtccaacaatttttcagtatCCTAGTCTTCCTAATCACGTTTCGTGATAACAAGAATCACCAAGTCCGTAATCAATACGCCGGCTGAAAGCGACGGAATAGTATATTTTACCGCGGTATCGATCatgttattatgttatacgGTCGTAAATACGACTTGTTCaaattgcagaaataattttactgttcCAGAAATGTTTCTAATAAACGATACGCCTCGAAACGTTAGCATAAATTGTAAATCACGATTGGATACTTTTGGATCAAcggatgaaattattaaatcaaggAATGAAGTTAAATTaacgaatattaaatcaacgataattctatattaatctatattaattgaaatattaaatcaataaacgagatcatagaattaattaatgaaatcacAGAATTAAGGAATGAAatcatgaaattaattaataaaatccggCTTTCGTATTTTTcgagattttaaaaatcatagatAATTACTGCAGCATGTTTTTAGACTCCTTGTGGAgacatttttgcaacatttcgCGGCGTTATCTTCGAAATCACAATcttacgtattttatttttattacctaGTATGAAAGGCATGATACATCTCGACGACATGTCCATCAACGCAGTCAACAAGGCTACAACAATATAGAATCCGAGAGCGAAAACTTCCTATAAAATAGGGAAGTCGAACAATTACACTAATCAATTGAGTAGATGTATAAACGTAACGTTAACATTAGTCACAGTATAAAGTATCGAATATATTGCTACAACCATTGGTGTgctaatttaatcatttctgttATAGTTGAAACTTCTTTGAACCACAAAATTTGATGACTGCTTCTATAAGTTTATCGATTAAATAACATCCGATCAAATGATA includes the following:
- the Ssk gene encoding smooth septate junction protein snakeskin, coding for MVSFESVAGIAVKVIKLILNLIILILYRTGYKGEFLGVGGTWNLNEDKSPDAEIVASGVLVGFFIYTSVVLITYCFGTSYHKRTLVEILMNFVGTFMFIAVGGTALHYWHGYLPEHKFDTIVQERQVGLAVGSLCVIEGAAYLVDLILSVLHFLKYRDELL